A window of Chryseobacterium aquaeductus genomic DNA:
GATAAATGTCCAATTTTTCGGGTAAGTCGAGAGCTTCTTTTAAATGAAAATTGATTCTTCCGAAAACAAAAACTCTGTTGTCTTTATTGTTGTCTTTGTATCCGTCAAAATATGCGTTCGCACCTGCGCCTACCGATAGAAACTGGTTTAGACCATAATCATAGGTTGCTGTAATTCCGGTTCCGTATCCCCAGGCATTGAGTCCCAGGTTGACTTTCTGATCTCCTTTTCCCGTCCAGGCTTGTGCGCTGATCATTGATCCTGTAAAAATGACCATCATAAAAACCAATTTCTTCATAGATTTAAAAATTTTTAAAGGTTTGCTAAAGATTATCTGCATCAAAAACAAAACCGAAATCAATAAAAAACCGTAATTTTATACAAGTATTGAATAAAAAAGTATGAAAATTGTAGCACTCAATCAAGATATTTTCTGGAAAGATAAAAACAAAAACTTTAAACTCATTGAAGATCAGCTTCAAAAAGAGACCGCTGATCTTTTTCTGTTGCCCGAGATGTTTTCTACAGGTTTTTGTATGGATGCCGCAGAGGTTTCAGATAAAAATGAGGAATCCCTAGAGTTTTTAAAGAATATTTCAAAAGAAAAAAATGCTGCCTTTTGCGGAAGCGCTTCTGTGGAAGTTGAAGGAAAATTTTACAATAGAATGTATTTCGTAAAGCCAAATTCTGAGGTTTCTTTTTATGATAAAAGGCATTTGTTTTCTTTTTCCGGCGAAGATGAAATTTATACAGCGGGAGAAGAAAGAGTAATTGTTAAATATCTCGGAATTCGTTTTCTGTTGCAGGTTTGCTATGATCTGAGGTTTCCGGTTTTTGCCAGAAATAATGGCGATTATGATGCTATTATATATGTTGCCAACTGGCCACAAAAAAGAGTGGAAGCTTGGGAACATCTTCTGAAAGCGAGAGCAATCGAAAACTTGTCTTTCGTTTTTGGTTTGAATAGAATCGGAACAGATGGTAATGATCTTTTTTATCAGGAAAGTTCGCATTGTTTTTTTGCTGATGGAAAAGAAATAGCTGACAAAAAAGGAAATCTGGTTTCCGCCGAATTGAATTTGGAAGAATTGAAAGATTTTAGAAATCATTTTCAGTTTTTGAATGACGGGGATGATTTTGAAATCAAATTGTAGACTAGGGATGTCCCACGGATTTCACAGATTTTCACAGATTTTTTTTGCCATTAATTCACGAATGTTTAATCAATTTTATTAAAACTATCTTTAATCAAATTCGTGCATTTGTGGCAACTTCTATCTAAAGATTTTATCAGCATTTATCTGTGAAAATCCGTGTGATCTGTGGGAAATATTCACGTCCAAACTTAGCCTTAACCTATTAAATATACTGTTCCAAAAGCTGCGTCAAACGATTGACATCATGCACACCGCTTTCTTTATACAAAAGTTCTCCTTTCTTGAAAACTGCCAAAGTAGGAACGCCACGCACTCCATACTGAGAAGCAATTGCAGGATATTGGTCTACATCAATTTTTACAATTCTTGCACCTTCACCTACCTTTTCTTTTACAGTTGTTAAAACCGATGACTGTACTTTGCAAGGCTGACACCAAGTTGCGAAAAAATCAATCAAAACCGGTCTTTCGGAGTCTATAAGCTCTTGAAATTTTTGTGACATACTGTTTAATTTTATCTATTACTTTAAATTCTGAATGGCTTTTATATTATCTAAAGTTGAACCGTCATACATTTCAACGCCATTTTTTCTCAAGATTTCAACGGCTTGATCTGCCTGAATTCCTTTGTTGCAAAAAACCACAACCTTTTTTCCTTTCAAAGATTCTGCTTTGTTCTGAATTTCCGCTAAAGGAATATTGATGGCGTCTTTTGCAGTTCCTTCTGCGTACTGCTCCGGAATTCTTACGTCAACCAAAATGGTTTCAGGATTTTTTACCAATTCTTTAATATCAGTTTTGGGTACGTTTTGCTGTACAGGTGTGGTTTTGCAGGCGTTCAGTGAGAAAAATGCAGTAAGAATAATTCCAAATAAAAATAATTTCATTTAAAGCGTTTTAGACTGACAAACAAAATCCGAAGTTGGCAATTTTTCTGTTTTCTTAATTCCGTTGAAACCACCTTCTATTTCTGTGAAATTTCTGATTCCGTGAGAGTTGAGAATGCTTGCGGCAATCATGCTTCTATAACCTCCGGCGCAATGCAGAAAGAAATGTTCAGAATCATCGATTGTAGTCACC
This region includes:
- a CDS encoding DUF6646 family protein; translated protein: MKKLVFMMVIFTGSMISAQAWTGKGDQKVNLGLNAWGYGTGITATYDYGLNQFLSVGAGANAYFDGYKDNNKDNRVFVFGRINFHLKEALDLPEKLDIYPGVDLGVLGRDFGIGAHIGARYFFTEKVGVFAEVGNNVSLGVSFNF
- a CDS encoding nitrilase-related carbon-nitrogen hydrolase codes for the protein MKIVALNQDIFWKDKNKNFKLIEDQLQKETADLFLLPEMFSTGFCMDAAEVSDKNEESLEFLKNISKEKNAAFCGSASVEVEGKFYNRMYFVKPNSEVSFYDKRHLFSFSGEDEIYTAGEERVIVKYLGIRFLLQVCYDLRFPVFARNNGDYDAIIYVANWPQKRVEAWEHLLKARAIENLSFVFGLNRIGTDGNDLFYQESSHCFFADGKEIADKKGNLVSAELNLEELKDFRNHFQFLNDGDDFEIKL
- a CDS encoding thioredoxin family protein codes for the protein MSQKFQELIDSERPVLIDFFATWCQPCKVQSSVLTTVKEKVGEGARIVKIDVDQYPAIASQYGVRGVPTLAVFKKGELLYKESGVHDVNRLTQLLEQYI
- a CDS encoding rhodanese-like domain-containing protein, which gives rise to MKLFLFGIILTAFFSLNACKTTPVQQNVPKTDIKELVKNPETILVDVRIPEQYAEGTAKDAINIPLAEIQNKAESLKGKKVVVFCNKGIQADQAVEILRKNGVEMYDGSTLDNIKAIQNLK